The following nucleotide sequence is from Campylobacter anatolicus.
TGGCAGTATTTAATGCGGTTAAGAGCAAAGACGGAGCAATGGACGCGATCGTAAGCGGTTATAAATTTAAAAAAGAGCATTGATGAGAGTGCTAGTGCTTGGTATTGGCAATGTGATGTTTGGTGATGAGGGCGTTGGTGTGCATTTTGTTAAAATGATGGAGCGGGATTTTAAATTTCATTCAGATTTGCACAAGATTAGCTTTATTGACGGTGGCACTTTAGCCATCGCCCTTACGCCGATAATCGCTGAGTATGATCGTCTTATCGTAGTTGATTGTATTAATGCTGATGATGGCGAAGTGGGAGATGTCTATTTTTTTGATTTTGAACAAATTCCTCCTAAAATTTCTTGGAATGGCTCCGCTCACGAAGTAGAAATGCTTCAAACTTTACAACTTATGAGCCTAAATGGCGATATGCCACTCACTAAAATTTTAGCTATAGTGCCAAGCCGTATAGAGCCTATGAGTTTTGAGCTTTCATCTGCTGTACAAAAAGGCGTAAAAACTATGGAAAAAGCTTTACTTTCGCACCTTTGTGAGTTTGGATTTGAGTGTGAAAGAGTGGCGAATTTTAGCGTTTGTGATATGGCAAATGAGTATAAGACAAAAGGTTTGTATGACTTTAAAATTTAGCTTTACATATTTAAACTCAAATGATAACTTTGTATTTTTTCTAAATTTTTATGCACAAAAGAGTGGACTAGAGTATACCATTGTGCGTGAAAATAGGCAGATAATACTAAGTGTAAGTGGCGATGAAGATGAGCTTTTAGCCTTTGCAGACACACTTGCAGTAGCCGTCCCACACTCTGTGTTTTTATCAATTTCAAATGTAGTTGCGAGTGATGAAATAGTGCAAAAAGGCGAATATGAATTTAAAAATAGCCTTGCAAATATAACTCCAAGAGTGATAAATGCCTTTAAAAATGGTAAGCTAATCCCTTGTGAAAATAGCGTATTTAGCGATATTTGCGTGTTTGTAAACGATGAGTTTATAAATGTAAATGAGAGTAATTTTTATGAGCTTTTAAGTTTTGCCATTTTAAATTTAGAGCAAAATAGAGTGATTAAACTAAAAGATAATGTGGGTGAGTTTGAGTTATTAAATTTCAGTGAGTTAAGTTACGATTTTACCGCTGTAATACCAACAAATTTAAAGAATCTACCCAAAATTTTTATAGCCGATGAAAACATTCAAGTCGCACTTGCAAGCTATGAAAAACCGGCCGTCAGACTGAAAACTAATGCGATTTATAGACAAAACCACAAAGATGCACCGCACTTTTTTGATGTAGTGACAGCTCGTGAAATATTTACTTACGCACTTTGCGAAAAAATCTATCAAAATGGTATTAATTTTATCGCTTTAAAGACACAAGTACCGCTTTTTAAGACAGTTGTTTTAGAAAGCGGCTATCTAGTACAAAACGCACAAATGTTTTACAAAGATAGTGTATATAAGTTGATAAATAATTCAAAAGAGCCAAACTTAACTAGCTTTTACTTAGCACAAAAAGAACTAGAACTAGATGAAAAAGGTGGAATTTTTCGCATATTTTTATCTAAATTTAGAGATGATGAGATGAAAATTTATCGCTCAAACGACAATTTTGATGTAATAAATTTAAATATACCACTGTCATTTCAGAAGCTTTTTAGAAGTATCGAACAAGAGCATGGTGGAGACAGACTGCTTAACAACTATTCTCAAAATTTTACTTTGCCAAATGGTGACATAGATACACCACAAAGCTTTTTCGCACTTTTTTGTATCATAGGTGTATTGCTTAATTTTGATAATGATTTTAAAAAAGCAGGTGAAAGATTGATAGAAAATGCGATGGATTTTAACGGCATAAAAGGTGTTAGAGTAGATTTTAAGATGTCTAGCAAAAGCGAGTTTGATACAATAAAACTTATAAGAAGTGTTATGAGCTTTCGTTTGGCTGGGGTTGATAATAAAATTTTAAGCTATGGCATAGTTGAGTCATTCGTTCATTTTTTAAGTGATATTTGTTATTCTTTGCAAGATAATTTTAAGCTTAAAGATGTTTTACTGAGTGGCTCACTCTTTGAGAGCAAGACGCTTGCAAACCTTACATTAAAATACCTTAAACTTAATATGAACGTAAAATTTAGTAGCGAGTTTTCACTTGAAGAGATGTTTTAGATATGAGATTTCAGGATTAGTTCAAGGCGTTGGATTTCGCCCATTTGTCTATACTTTGGCTCTTAGATTTAACCTTTTTGGCGAAGTTTATAATGATGATGAGGGGGTTAAACTCGCTCTTTTTGGAGAGCTTGAAAATATAGAAAAATTTGAAAAGGCTTTGTTTGCCGAGTTACCAAATTTGGCTCGCATTGATGAGTTTAAAAAACGAATAAGTAATGAGAAATTTGATAAATTTAGTATCATAGTTTCAAAGTCGGCTACCAAACAAGCCCCCATCTTACCTGACTTTGCTCTGTGTAGCGACTGTGAACGTGAATTTTATGATCCAAATGACCCACGCTATCACTATGCATTTATAAATTGTACCAACTGCGGTCCACGTTTTTCCATCATAAAGTCTTTGCCATACGACCGCAAAAATACAACGATGGATAAATTTAATATGTGTGAGTTTTGTGGTAGCGGATATACTAATCCATTAAATCGTCGCTATCACGCTCAGCCAGTCTCGTGCCCAAACTGCGGACCAATGCTATTTTTAAAAGATATGAATGGTGAAATTTTAAATATACAAAATGAAGCAGTAAAAATGGCAGCGGAACTGATAAATAGTGGTAATATTTTAGCCATTAAAGGACTTGGGGGCTTTCATCTAGTTTGTAGTGCACAAGATGAGAGTGTGATAAATAGACTAAGAATACGTAAAAATCGTCTTAAGAAACCCTTTGCTATAATGTGTAAAAACTTGCATAATGCAAAAAAATATGCCGAAATTTCAACTGCTGAGGAGCGACTGCTAACTTCAAATTTAAAACCAATCGTGATACTTAACTCACGACAAAATTCACCACTTCCACCAAACCTAGCTCCAAATTTAGATAAAATCGGTATATTTTTACCATACACTGGCATTCATCTATTACTTTTTGAGTGGCTAGAATGCGATATAATCGCCACATCAGCAAACATATCGGGCGAACCTATAATCTATAACGATAGCGATTTGCGACAAAAACTTGACGGTGTAGTTGATTATTAT
It contains:
- a CDS encoding HyaD/HybD family hydrogenase maturation endopeptidase, with protein sequence MRVLVLGIGNVMFGDEGVGVHFVKMMERDFKFHSDLHKISFIDGGTLAIALTPIIAEYDRLIVVDCINADDGEVGDVYFFDFEQIPPKISWNGSAHEVEMLQTLQLMSLNGDMPLTKILAIVPSRIEPMSFELSSAVQKGVKTMEKALLSHLCEFGFECERVANFSVCDMANEYKTKGLYDFKI